A single Actinomadura algeriensis DNA region contains:
- a CDS encoding TIGR04282 family arsenosugar biosynthesis glycosyltransferase, translated as MSASAAGAPAADLLVIAKEPVPGRVKTRLTPAYTPAEAAGLAAAALADTLAVVAAAPAGRRTLVLDGTPGPWLPAGIGVIAQRGGGLDERLAHAFADADAGRPLVLIGMDTPQVTPALLADAARALDGHGAVLGPAADGGFWLLGLRRPDARLLHGVPMSRPGTGAAQLARLRGAGLAVALLPELTDVDTPADAIAVAAAAGNSPGAGRFAAAVRRLGDRTVPA; from the coding sequence GTGAGCGCCTCCGCCGCCGGGGCGCCCGCCGCCGATCTGCTGGTGATCGCCAAGGAGCCCGTGCCGGGCCGCGTCAAGACCCGCCTGACCCCCGCCTACACGCCCGCCGAGGCCGCCGGGCTGGCCGCGGCGGCGCTGGCCGACACCCTCGCCGTGGTCGCCGCCGCGCCCGCCGGGCGCCGCACCCTCGTGCTGGACGGGACGCCCGGCCCGTGGCTGCCCGCCGGGATCGGGGTGATCGCGCAGCGCGGCGGCGGGCTGGACGAGCGCCTCGCGCACGCGTTCGCCGACGCCGACGCCGGCCGCCCGCTCGTCCTGATCGGGATGGACACCCCGCAGGTCACCCCGGCGCTGCTGGCGGACGCGGCGCGGGCCCTGGACGGGCACGGCGCGGTGCTCGGGCCCGCCGCCGACGGCGGGTTCTGGCTGCTGGGCCTGCGCCGTCCCGACGCGCGGCTGCTGCACGGCGTGCCGATGTCGCGGCCCGGCACCGGCGCCGCGCAGCTCGCCCGGCTGCGCGGCGCCGGGCTGGCCGTCGCGCTGCTGCCGGAGCTGACCGACGTCGACACCCCCGCCGACGCGATCGCCGTCGCCGCCGCGGCCGGGAACTCGCCCGGGGCGGGACGGTTCGCGGCGGCCGTGCGGCGCCTGGGCGACCGGACGGTCCCGGCGTGA
- a CDS encoding methyltransferase domain-containing protein — MIGELYEEALRGAGPVEIEHADGRRRPLPLRDWLRPRPGDGGLLDRCAAATLDVGSGPGRLTAALARRGVPVLGIDVAPAAVALTAAAGGPALCRDVFGRVPGTGRWATVLLADGNIGIGGDPAALLRRVLALAAPGGRVLAEVEPPGAASGTEPLRLRSGAAIGDWFPWARVSADAAPGLAASCAAAVTETWQDAGRWFVAVRRTP, encoded by the coding sequence GTGATCGGCGAACTGTACGAGGAGGCGCTGCGCGGCGCGGGGCCGGTGGAGATCGAGCACGCCGACGGCCGCCGCCGCCCGCTGCCGCTGCGGGACTGGCTGCGGCCGCGGCCCGGCGACGGCGGGCTGCTGGACCGCTGCGCCGCCGCGACCCTGGACGTCGGGTCCGGGCCCGGGCGCCTCACCGCGGCGCTCGCCCGCCGCGGCGTCCCCGTCCTCGGCATCGACGTGGCGCCCGCCGCCGTCGCGCTCACCGCCGCGGCGGGCGGCCCCGCCCTGTGCCGGGACGTGTTCGGCCGCGTCCCCGGGACCGGCCGGTGGGCGACCGTGCTGCTGGCCGACGGCAACATCGGCATCGGCGGCGACCCCGCCGCGCTGCTGCGCCGCGTCCTCGCCCTGGCGGCCCCCGGCGGCCGGGTCCTGGCCGAGGTCGAGCCGCCCGGCGCCGCGTCCGGCACCGAGCCGCTGCGGCTGCGGTCCGGGGCGGCGATCGGCGACTGGTTCCCCTGGGCGCGGGTGTCGGCCGACGCCGCACCCGGGCTGGCCGCGTCCTGCGCGGCGGCCGTCACCGAGACGTGGCAGGACGCCGGCCGGTGGTTCGTCGCCGTGCGGCGGACGCCGTGA
- a CDS encoding DoxX family protein, which yields MTATRIPAATTAAATTAAATTAAASGDAAGRRRTARRVLWGAQIVIAMFLLFASGLPKLVGQADAVEAFARLGWNDFMRYFVGAVEIAGAIGLVVPRLAGLAATGLIGLMIGAALTQILVIEPAWALFPAALGLVFAAVAWDRRAQTRALLASPGTLLRR from the coding sequence ATGACCGCCACCCGCATCCCCGCCGCCACCACCGCCGCCGCGACCACCGCCGCCGCGACCACCGCCGCCGCGAGCGGGGACGCCGCCGGGCGGCGGCGCACCGCGCGCCGCGTCCTGTGGGGCGCGCAGATCGTGATCGCGATGTTCCTGCTGTTCGCGTCCGGGCTGCCCAAGCTCGTCGGGCAGGCCGACGCCGTCGAGGCCTTCGCCCGGCTCGGCTGGAACGACTTCATGCGGTACTTCGTGGGCGCCGTCGAGATCGCGGGCGCGATCGGGCTGGTCGTCCCCCGGCTGGCGGGGCTCGCCGCGACCGGCCTGATCGGGCTGATGATCGGCGCGGCGCTCACCCAGATCCTGGTCATCGAGCCGGCGTGGGCGCTGTTCCCGGCGGCGCTCGGGCTGGTGTTCGCCGCCGTGGCGTGGGACCGCCGCGCCCAGACCCGCGCGCTGCTGGCCTCGCCGGGGACGCTGCTGCGCCGCTGA
- a CDS encoding 3-oxoacyl-ACP synthase III family protein encodes MTWPNQRPTTTPPTTPPAGPAPGPEPGGPVPGGPAPRAPGWGVRGTGSHLPRRRVPSEEVSRSLGLDPGWIERRTGIRERRVAAAGEASSDLAARAARRAMADAGIGPDDVGLIVLGTSTPDELGPSTACRVQALLGARRAAAFDVAAACTGFVYGLQTAVGWLATQRGAPPCALVIGVEVYSKFLDPGDRGTAALFGDGAAAAVVGPVAPGYGIGPVTLGSDGTRAGDVLIPAGGGRRPASAATLAERGHTIHMDGRAVRDFIAATFPRLVAEAADGAGIKPGELSLVVPHQPNPALVASLAPAAGLEPGQLAIAGHDVGNIGAASLPYALDTALRARPAAPGDLVLLAGFGAGLTWGHTIITWPPPS; translated from the coding sequence ATGACCTGGCCGAACCAGCGACCGACGACCACTCCGCCGACCACGCCGCCGGCGGGACCGGCGCCCGGACCGGAGCCCGGCGGCCCGGTACCCGGCGGCCCGGCGCCGCGGGCCCCGGGCTGGGGCGTCCGCGGCACCGGCTCCCACCTGCCGCGGCGGCGCGTGCCCAGCGAGGAGGTGTCGCGCTCGCTCGGCCTGGACCCCGGCTGGATCGAACGCCGCACCGGGATCCGCGAACGCCGCGTCGCCGCCGCCGGCGAGGCGTCCTCGGACCTGGCCGCGCGGGCCGCCCGCCGCGCCATGGCCGACGCCGGGATCGGCCCCGACGACGTCGGCCTGATCGTGCTGGGCACCTCGACGCCCGACGAGCTCGGCCCGTCCACCGCCTGCCGCGTCCAGGCGCTGCTGGGCGCCCGCCGCGCCGCCGCGTTCGACGTCGCCGCCGCCTGCACCGGTTTCGTCTACGGGCTGCAGACCGCCGTGGGGTGGCTGGCCACCCAGCGCGGCGCGCCGCCGTGCGCGCTGGTCATCGGGGTGGAGGTGTACTCCAAGTTCCTCGACCCGGGCGACCGCGGGACGGCCGCGCTGTTCGGCGACGGCGCCGCCGCGGCGGTCGTCGGGCCCGTCGCGCCCGGCTACGGGATCGGGCCGGTCACGCTCGGCTCGGACGGCACCCGCGCCGGGGACGTGCTGATCCCCGCGGGCGGCGGCCGCCGCCCCGCCTCCGCCGCGACGCTGGCCGAGCGGGGGCACACGATCCACATGGACGGCCGCGCGGTCCGCGACTTCATCGCCGCGACGTTCCCGCGGCTGGTGGCCGAGGCCGCCGACGGCGCCGGGATCAAGCCCGGAGAGCTGTCCCTGGTCGTGCCGCACCAGCCCAATCCGGCGCTGGTCGCCTCGCTGGCGCCCGCCGCCGGGCTGGAGCCGGGGCAGCTGGCGATCGCGGGCCACGACGTCGGCAACATCGGCGCGGCCAGCCTCCCCTACGCGCTCGACACCGCGCTGCGCGCCCGTCCGGCCGCGCCCGGCGACCTGGTGCTGCTGGCGGGGTTCGGCGCGGGCCTGACCTGGGGCCACACGATCATCACCTGGCCGCCCCCGTCCTGA
- a CDS encoding ACP S-malonyltransferase: protein MASSSFRPADDLQPEPRPGSAPDLKPDDVCAFLFAGTGSAAVPDLPALAASGPAAARAVADVLDAVQEGLPRRWPALRRILLDDPAAYRDAARAPGVAQLCGYAASVAVDRALRTAGAVPRIAVGQSFGEIAATVSAGAFTITDGARMAVALVDVLARRGAGGGMALLETGEDGARGRIAAAGTPDVVVACLNAPGVTVVSGPDAGLDKVLDAARDGGIRAVRLAVPYLSHHPAMAGADDEWYDTIRAYPQRPLEITVHSPVRGRAYRDDDDLHRALADCIVKPVRLPETLRRVEAAGATVFAEAGPGDALCQCARLTLPGARTLVPLRDRPRRPGGRAAAPSGKAASSAITDPTA, encoded by the coding sequence GTGGCCTCGTCCTCTTTCCGCCCGGCCGACGATCTCCAGCCCGAACCCCGACCGGGCTCCGCCCCCGATCTCAAACCCGACGACGTGTGCGCGTTCCTGTTCGCCGGAACCGGATCGGCCGCCGTCCCCGACCTGCCCGCCCTCGCCGCCTCCGGCCCCGCCGCCGCCCGCGCGGTCGCCGACGTCCTGGACGCCGTCCAGGAGGGCCTGCCCCGCCGATGGCCCGCGCTGCGGCGCATCCTGCTGGACGACCCCGCCGCCTACCGCGACGCCGCCCGCGCCCCCGGCGTCGCCCAGCTGTGCGGGTACGCCGCGTCCGTCGCCGTCGACCGCGCGCTGCGCACCGCCGGGGCCGTGCCCCGCATCGCCGTCGGGCAGAGCTTCGGCGAGATCGCCGCGACCGTGTCGGCCGGCGCGTTCACCATCACCGACGGCGCCCGCATGGCCGTCGCCCTCGTCGACGTCCTGGCCCGCCGCGGCGCCGGCGGCGGCATGGCGCTGCTGGAGACCGGCGAGGACGGCGCCCGCGGCCGCATCGCCGCCGCCGGGACGCCCGACGTCGTCGTCGCCTGCCTCAACGCCCCCGGCGTCACGGTCGTGTCCGGCCCGGACGCCGGACTGGACAAGGTCCTGGACGCCGCCCGCGACGGCGGGATCCGCGCCGTGCGGCTCGCCGTGCCCTACCTGTCGCACCATCCCGCCATGGCCGGCGCCGACGACGAGTGGTACGACACCATCCGCGCGTACCCGCAGCGCCCCCTGGAGATCACGGTGCACTCCCCGGTGCGCGGCCGCGCCTACCGCGACGACGACGACCTGCACCGGGCGCTGGCCGACTGCATCGTCAAACCCGTCCGGCTCCCCGAGACGCTGCGACGGGTCGAGGCCGCGGGCGCCACCGTGTTCGCCGAGGCCGGGCCCGGCGACGCGCTGTGCCAGTGCGCCCGCCTCACCCTGCCCGGCGCCCGCACCCTGGTCCCGCTGCGCGACCGGCCCCGCCGCCCCGGCGGCCGCGCCGCCGCGCCGTCCGGCAAGGCCGCCTCCAGCGCGATCACCGACCCCACCGCCTGA
- a CDS encoding acyl-CoA dehydrogenase family protein, which produces MTDTTHAPGTPNGTPNGAAPMSADGAPDPALLRFARGGARDEKTRRRLAEAVPADCFTYPGGLTAREHQALTYERLRRAGLAAPPAAELLDDPPLLCALLERAAIADPALFHVTMLHYTLAYGPVLRFGAGRDGPGGPAGGAAGAALASMDSFGTLLMTEVGRSNSHLSPRTIARHDPATGGFVLTTPDAAAAKFPTNTAHPALPKTAAVYATLEHGGRERGVFVFMVPLRGPGGRIADGARIVPAPETTGLQIDYGAVRLDGLRVPYEAWLRDGASIGPGGAFHDPAGSAAARLTRSMAIAPAVWRAVISASAAITRASAGMLLAHSAGRATLGRLAPRRALTDYRNQQEAVLGALASGYALTALAAHVQARRTSADAPGATAGGAAGDAGPDTAWAPWSAVDRDLALLKAAATVQAAETVSACRVHSGAPGFAAVERLNAYRGLTHAYMNAGGDNELILYDTARAMADLDRYTPPPAEPGPPDGGDPASPAVWRWLAGETERRMRDRLAARVAAARDAGADAFTAWNDNLALAARTATAGADRITAEILGRALDTGPAALRPVLTLHALNRIDRRAADLLNEGVLPPGALDEVWAARRRVCDELAPRAGELAAAFDLPPEITAPTTFLAP; this is translated from the coding sequence ATGACCGACACCACGCACGCGCCCGGCACCCCGAACGGCACCCCGAACGGCGCGGCGCCGATGAGCGCGGACGGCGCCCCCGACCCCGCCCTCCTGCGGTTCGCGCGCGGCGGCGCCCGCGACGAGAAGACCCGGCGGCGGCTCGCCGAGGCCGTCCCCGCCGACTGCTTCACCTACCCCGGCGGGCTCACCGCCCGCGAGCACCAGGCCCTCACCTACGAGCGCCTGCGCCGCGCCGGGCTCGCCGCCCCGCCCGCCGCCGAGCTGCTGGACGACCCGCCGCTGCTGTGCGCGCTGCTGGAACGCGCCGCGATCGCCGACCCCGCCCTGTTCCACGTCACGATGCTGCACTACACCCTCGCCTACGGGCCGGTCCTGCGGTTCGGCGCCGGGCGGGACGGCCCCGGCGGCCCGGCGGGCGGCGCGGCCGGCGCCGCCCTGGCGTCCATGGACTCCTTCGGCACCCTGCTGATGACCGAGGTCGGCCGCAGCAACAGCCACCTGTCGCCCCGGACGATCGCGCGCCACGACCCCGCCACCGGCGGGTTCGTCCTGACCACCCCCGACGCGGCCGCCGCGAAGTTCCCCACCAACACCGCCCACCCGGCGCTGCCCAAGACCGCCGCCGTCTACGCCACCCTCGAGCACGGCGGCCGGGAACGCGGCGTGTTCGTGTTCATGGTGCCGCTGCGCGGCCCCGGCGGCCGCATCGCCGACGGCGCCCGCATCGTCCCCGCGCCCGAGACCACCGGCCTGCAGATCGACTACGGCGCCGTCCGCCTCGACGGCCTGCGCGTCCCCTACGAGGCGTGGCTGCGCGACGGCGCGAGCATCGGCCCCGGCGGCGCGTTCCACGACCCCGCCGGGTCGGCCGCCGCGCGCCTCACCCGGTCGATGGCGATCGCGCCCGCGGTGTGGCGGGCCGTCATCTCCGCGTCGGCCGCGATCACCCGCGCGTCCGCCGGGATGCTGCTCGCCCACTCCGCCGGGCGCGCCACCCTCGGGCGGCTCGCGCCCCGCCGCGCCCTCACCGACTACCGCAACCAGCAGGAGGCCGTCCTGGGCGCCCTGGCGTCGGGGTACGCGCTCACCGCGCTGGCCGCGCACGTCCAGGCCCGCCGCACCTCCGCCGACGCGCCCGGCGCGACCGCGGGCGGCGCCGCCGGGGACGCCGGGCCCGACACCGCGTGGGCGCCCTGGTCGGCCGTCGACCGCGACCTGGCGCTGCTGAAGGCCGCCGCGACCGTCCAGGCGGCCGAGACCGTCTCGGCGTGCCGCGTGCACTCCGGCGCCCCCGGCTTCGCCGCCGTCGAACGCCTCAACGCCTACCGGGGCCTGACCCACGCCTACATGAACGCCGGCGGCGACAACGAGCTGATCCTCTACGACACCGCCCGCGCGATGGCCGACCTGGACCGCTACACGCCCCCGCCCGCCGAACCCGGCCCGCCCGACGGCGGCGACCCGGCGTCCCCGGCGGTGTGGCGGTGGCTGGCCGGCGAGACCGAACGGCGGATGCGCGACCGCCTCGCCGCCCGCGTCGCCGCGGCCCGCGACGCGGGCGCCGACGCGTTCACCGCGTGGAACGACAACCTCGCCCTGGCCGCCCGCACCGCCACCGCCGGCGCCGACCGCATCACCGCCGAGATCCTCGGCCGCGCCCTGGACACCGGCCCGGCCGCGCTGCGGCCGGTGCTGACCCTGCACGCCCTGAACCGGATCGACCGCCGCGCCGCCGACCTGCTCAACGAGGGGGTGCTGCCGCCCGGCGCGCTGGACGAGGTGTGGGCGGCGCGGCGCCGCGTCTGCGACGAGCTCGCCCCGCGGGCCGGGGAACTGGCCGCCGCGTTCGACCTGCCCCCCGAGATCACCGCCCCCACGACCTTCCTCGCCCCCTGA
- a CDS encoding TerD family protein produces the protein MGVSLSKGGNVSLTKEAPGLTAVVVGLGWDVRTTTGSDFDLDASALLLNAENKVLSDQHFVFFNNLKSPDGSVEHTGDNLTGEGEGDDEQIQVGLSVVPADVSKIVFPVSIYDADSRQQNFGQVRNAFIRVVNKADNSEIARYDLSEDASTETAMVFGELYRNGDEWKFRAVGQGYASGLTGIASDFGVNV, from the coding sequence GTGGGAGTCAGTCTGAGCAAGGGCGGCAACGTCTCGCTGACGAAGGAGGCTCCCGGACTGACCGCCGTGGTGGTGGGTCTGGGCTGGGACGTGCGCACCACGACCGGGAGCGACTTCGACCTGGACGCCAGCGCCCTGCTGCTCAACGCCGAGAACAAGGTCCTGTCGGACCAGCACTTCGTGTTCTTCAACAACCTCAAGAGCCCCGACGGCTCGGTCGAGCACACCGGCGACAACCTCACCGGCGAGGGCGAGGGCGACGACGAGCAGATCCAGGTAGGCCTGTCCGTCGTCCCGGCCGACGTCAGCAAGATCGTCTTCCCGGTGTCGATCTACGACGCCGACAGCCGCCAGCAGAACTTCGGCCAGGTCCGCAACGCCTTCATCCGCGTGGTCAACAAGGCCGACAACAGCGAGATCGCGCGCTACGACCTGTCCGAGGACGCCTCCACCGAGACCGCGATGGTGTTCGGGGAGCTCTACCGCAACGGCGACGAGTGGAAGTTCCGCGCCGTCGGCCAGGGCTACGCCTCCGGCCTGACGGGCATCGCGTCCGACTTCGGCGTGAACGTCTGA
- a CDS encoding class I adenylate-forming enzyme family protein, translating to MTAPGQPFEMDEIDIRGVRTRVWKHAPTTLRDVLEASRAHGDADFIVYEDERLSFAEHYARASAFARVLVERYGVGKGDRVAIAMRNYPQWAVAFFGAAAAGAVAVPLNAWWSAAELEYGLRDSGARVLVADAQRAERLAGVLPGLDVAVLVARPGAGDIEGSGAADFAADFAVNFDAVVDAAVRAAGGAASCEPPAVALDPEDDATIFYTSGTTGRPKGALGTHRNITGNPIGIAYGLASAAVRAGRDPAEPVVPQRRVTLLSVPLFHATGCHSVLVSSALQGGTVVLMYKWDPGTALRLIERERVTGFGGVPTMAWQVLDSPDFDSYDTSSLTGVSYGGAPAAPALVGRIRERLPERVPGNGYGLTETSSVTTYNGGVNYLERPGSVGPPVAVCDVKVVGPDGAALPAGEVGELLIKGPNVIKGYWNRPEDTARAFVDGWFHSGDLARLDGDGFVYIVDRAKDMLIRGGENVYCAEVEAALYEHPAVADCAVIGVPHDVLGEEVGAVVVPRPGASLTAQEARAFLEGRIAAFKVPSHWWVRGGELPRNPSGKILKTLLREELLAPPGGATG from the coding sequence ATGACGGCCCCCGGGCAGCCGTTCGAGATGGACGAGATCGACATCCGCGGGGTGCGGACCCGCGTGTGGAAGCACGCCCCGACCACCCTGCGGGACGTGCTGGAGGCGTCCCGCGCGCACGGCGACGCCGACTTCATCGTGTACGAGGACGAGCGGCTGTCCTTCGCCGAGCATTACGCGCGGGCTTCGGCGTTCGCGCGCGTCCTGGTCGAGCGGTACGGGGTCGGCAAGGGCGACCGGGTCGCGATCGCGATGCGCAACTATCCGCAGTGGGCGGTGGCGTTCTTCGGCGCGGCCGCGGCGGGCGCCGTCGCGGTCCCGCTGAACGCCTGGTGGAGCGCGGCGGAGCTGGAGTACGGGCTGCGCGACAGCGGCGCGAGGGTGCTGGTCGCCGACGCGCAGCGCGCCGAGCGGCTGGCGGGCGTACTGCCCGGCCTGGACGTCGCCGTGCTGGTCGCCCGCCCCGGCGCGGGGGACATCGAGGGCTCGGGCGCCGCGGACTTCGCCGCGGACTTCGCCGTGAACTTCGATGCGGTCGTGGACGCCGCCGTGCGGGCGGCCGGCGGCGCGGCGTCCTGCGAGCCGCCCGCCGTGGCGCTGGACCCCGAGGACGACGCGACGATCTTCTACACGTCGGGGACGACCGGCCGTCCCAAGGGGGCGCTGGGCACGCACCGCAACATCACCGGCAACCCGATCGGCATCGCCTACGGGCTGGCCTCGGCCGCGGTCCGCGCGGGCCGCGACCCGGCGGAGCCGGTGGTGCCGCAGCGCCGGGTGACGCTGCTGAGCGTCCCGCTGTTCCACGCCACCGGCTGCCATTCGGTGCTGGTGTCCAGCGCGCTGCAGGGCGGCACCGTCGTGCTGATGTACAAGTGGGATCCGGGCACGGCGCTGCGGCTCATCGAGCGGGAGCGGGTCACCGGGTTCGGCGGGGTGCCCACCATGGCCTGGCAGGTGCTGGACTCCCCCGATTTCGACTCCTACGACACCTCCAGCCTCACCGGCGTCAGCTACGGGGGCGCCCCGGCCGCGCCCGCGCTGGTCGGCAGGATCCGCGAGCGGCTGCCCGAGCGGGTGCCCGGCAACGGGTACGGGCTGACCGAGACGTCGTCGGTCACGACCTACAACGGCGGCGTGAACTACCTGGAGCGTCCCGGCAGCGTGGGCCCGCCGGTGGCGGTGTGCGACGTGAAGGTCGTCGGGCCGGACGGCGCCGCCCTGCCGGCCGGGGAGGTCGGCGAGCTGCTGATCAAGGGCCCCAACGTCATCAAGGGGTACTGGAACCGGCCCGAGGACACCGCCCGCGCGTTCGTGGACGGCTGGTTCCACAGCGGCGACCTGGCCCGACTGGACGGCGACGGGTTCGTCTACATCGTCGACCGCGCCAAGGACATGCTGATCCGGGGCGGGGAGAACGTGTACTGCGCGGAGGTGGAGGCGGCGCTGTACGAGCATCCGGCGGTGGCCGACTGCGCGGTGATCGGCGTCCCGCACGACGTGCTGGGCGAGGAGGTCGGCGCGGTGGTGGTGCCGCGGCCCGGCGCGTCGCTCACCGCGCAGGAGGCGCGGGCGTTCCTGGAGGGGCGGATCGCGGCGTTCAAGGTGCCGTCGCACTGGTGGGTGCGCGGCGGGGAGCTGCCCCGCAACCCGAGCGGGAAGATCCTCAAGACGCTGCTGCGGGAGGAGCTGCTCGCCCCGCCCGGTGGCGCGACCGGGTGA
- a CDS encoding HAD-IIA family hydrolase — translation MSERGPIEYWLSDMDGVLVHEGRPVPGAEEFVDRLAASGKPFLILTNNSIYTRRDLSARLASLGLRVPPESIWTSALATARFLADQRPQGSAYVIGEAGLTTALHDSGFVLTDIDPDYVVLGETRTYSFSQITKAIRLIEGGARFVATNPDPIGPSPEGSLPACGAVAAMITRATKVEPYFVGKPNPLMMRTALNRVGGHSESTAMIGDRMDTDIVAGVEAGLETILVLTGVTRQDEVGRFPFRPSRVAASIADLIDLI, via the coding sequence ATGAGCGAGCGCGGGCCCATCGAGTACTGGTTGTCGGACATGGACGGGGTCCTGGTGCACGAGGGACGACCCGTCCCGGGGGCCGAGGAGTTCGTGGACCGTCTCGCCGCCTCCGGCAAACCGTTCCTGATCCTGACCAACAACTCCATCTACACCCGCCGCGACCTGTCGGCGCGGCTGGCGTCGCTGGGGCTGCGGGTGCCCCCCGAGTCGATCTGGACGTCGGCGCTGGCGACCGCGCGGTTCCTGGCCGACCAGCGCCCGCAGGGCTCGGCGTACGTGATCGGCGAGGCGGGACTGACGACGGCGCTGCACGACAGCGGCTTCGTGCTGACCGACATCGACCCCGACTACGTGGTGCTGGGGGAGACCCGCACCTACAGCTTCTCCCAGATCACCAAGGCGATCCGGCTGATCGAGGGCGGCGCCCGGTTCGTGGCGACCAACCCCGACCCGATCGGCCCGTCCCCCGAAGGGTCCCTGCCGGCGTGCGGCGCGGTCGCCGCGATGATCACGCGGGCGACGAAGGTCGAGCCCTACTTCGTCGGCAAGCCCAACCCGCTGATGATGCGGACGGCGCTGAACCGCGTCGGCGGGCACAGCGAGTCCACCGCCATGATCGGCGACCGGATGGACACCGACATCGTCGCGGGCGTGGAGGCCGGGCTGGAGACGATCCTGGTGCTGACCGGGGTCACCCGGCAGGACGAGGTCGGCCGGTTCCCCTTCCGCCCGTCCCGCGTCGCCGCCTCCATCGCCGACCTCATCGACCTGATCTGA
- a CDS encoding DUF3152 domain-containing protein codes for MHELQDPPAAPRPSRHRRRPRRRARWAGGAAAALALAAAAAAVVAAVGHGGTPADRSGQATTAPARPPSSTPPSSPAGPSGGAAAAAPQAGPVVNGRRQPAPVDVPRSASGDYAVVPGTTEPPEGTGGPVVRYLVEVERGLPFTGRAFAAQVHRILNDPRGWGHDGAMRFRRVSRGPVRFRVSLSSPALTDRVCAPLITGGQLSCREGERSVINALRWAAGDDSYGRDVLSYREYLIGHEVGHALGHGHRTCPGPGRPAPVMVQQTKSLYGCEPNPWPHPQG; via the coding sequence GTGCACGAACTCCAGGACCCGCCCGCCGCACCTCGCCCGTCCCGGCACCGCCGCCGGCCCCGGCGCCGGGCGCGGTGGGCGGGCGGCGCGGCCGCGGCGCTGGCCCTGGCCGCCGCCGCGGCCGCTGTGGTGGCCGCCGTCGGGCACGGCGGGACCCCCGCGGACCGCAGCGGCCAGGCCACGACGGCCCCCGCCCGGCCCCCGTCGAGCACCCCGCCGAGCAGCCCCGCCGGTCCCTCCGGCGGCGCGGCGGCCGCCGCACCGCAGGCCGGGCCGGTGGTGAACGGACGGCGGCAGCCCGCACCGGTGGACGTCCCGCGATCGGCGAGCGGCGACTACGCCGTCGTCCCCGGCACCACCGAACCGCCGGAGGGCACGGGCGGGCCCGTCGTGCGGTACCTGGTCGAGGTCGAGCGGGGCCTGCCGTTCACCGGCCGCGCATTCGCCGCGCAGGTGCACCGCATCCTCAACGACCCCCGCGGCTGGGGCCACGACGGCGCCATGCGGTTCCGGCGGGTGAGCCGGGGCCCGGTGCGCTTCCGGGTGTCGCTGTCGAGCCCCGCCCTGACCGACCGGGTGTGCGCCCCGCTGATCACCGGCGGGCAGTTGTCGTGCCGGGAGGGCGAACGGTCGGTGATCAACGCGCTGCGGTGGGCCGCCGGCGACGACTCCTACGGACGCGACGTCCTGTCCTACCGCGAGTACCTCATCGGCCACGAGGTCGGGCACGCGCTCGGGCACGGGCACCGCACCTGCCCCGGACCGGGCCGCCCGGCGCCGGTGATGGTGCAGCAGACCAAGTCCCTGTACGGGTGCGAGCCCAACCCCTGGCCGCACCCGCAGGGATGA
- a CDS encoding IMPACT family protein has protein sequence MRMISGGVTHELEVRRSRFACTLARVAGEDEAVAFITAHRRAHRDATHNCTAYVVGEHGEITKSSDDGEPAGTAGIPMLEVLVRRGLTGTAAVVTRHFGGVKLGAGGLARAYGQAVAGAIDAAGLVELRPVVTMTAAVGHALAGRFLGDLHARWPRPSDVRYGAAVEADVTVPAERAGEFAAWAAEATAGAAVVRRGAAGHMEVPVAP, from the coding sequence GTGCGCATGATCAGCGGCGGCGTGACGCACGAACTGGAGGTGCGCCGCTCCCGGTTCGCCTGCACGCTGGCGCGCGTCGCCGGCGAGGACGAGGCGGTCGCGTTCATCACCGCGCACCGCCGCGCGCACCGCGACGCCACCCACAACTGCACCGCCTACGTCGTGGGCGAGCACGGCGAGATCACCAAGAGCAGCGACGACGGGGAACCGGCGGGGACGGCCGGGATCCCGATGCTGGAGGTACTGGTGCGGCGCGGGCTGACCGGGACCGCCGCGGTCGTCACCCGCCACTTCGGCGGCGTGAAGCTGGGCGCGGGCGGGCTGGCGCGCGCCTACGGGCAGGCGGTGGCGGGCGCCATCGACGCGGCCGGGCTGGTGGAACTGCGGCCGGTCGTGACGATGACGGCCGCGGTCGGTCACGCGCTGGCGGGCCGGTTCCTCGGCGACCTGCACGCGCGGTGGCCGCGGCCGTCCGACGTCCGCTACGGCGCGGCCGTCGAGGCCGACGTGACGGTGCCCGCGGAACGGGCGGGGGAGTTCGCGGCGTGGGCGGCGGAGGCCACCGCGGGCGCCGCGGTGGTGCGGCGCGGCGCCGCCGGGCACATGGAGGTGCCCGTCGCCCCGTGA